A window of Falco cherrug isolate bFalChe1 chromosome 11, bFalChe1.pri, whole genome shotgun sequence genomic DNA:
TGAGGACATGGTATCGGTTTTGGTCTGGAACCTGTCTTCCTTGGAGTCCTTGTCTGTGGCCAGGAACATCATCATGAGGCTGGACTCATCCATCTTCATGAACCTGACACAGCTGTTGGAGCTGAACTTGGAGAAGAACTACATCTTTGAGATTGACCAAGCTTTTGAagggctgcagaggctgcagaggcTCAATGTAGCTTACAACTACCTCCCGTGCGTGGTGGAGTTCGGCCTGACCCAGCTCAGGGTGCTCAATGTCAGCAACAATGTCATCGAGTGGTTTCTGGCCCTGGAAAGTGATGACTTCTTCGAGCTGGAGGTGCTGGACCTGTCCCACAACcacctcctcttcttccctgtgTTGCCCCGGCAGAGCAAGCTGCGCTCCTTGCTGCTGAAGAACAACGAGATGAGCTTCTACCAGCGCCTTCCCAATGGCACATCCCTGGAGAACGTTACGGTGCAGTTCCTGCTCATTGATGGCAACTCCACCAACGTCACAACGGTCAGTCTCTGGGATGAGATCTGCCACAGCAATCTCTCCTCCCTGCGCCTCCTGGACATGAGCCAGAACCAGGTCTGGTACCTGCCAGAGGGTTTCCTGGCCCAGATGCCCTCCCTTACCCACTTGAAGCTCAACCAGAACTGCCTGGAGTCATTTCACCTGTCAGAGGGGGACCCCTTAGCCACGTTGACGGAGCTGGACCTCAGCCAGAACcggctggaggagctgggggtggaGGTAGGCAATGGGGGCAACATCCTGCCCAACCTGCAGCTCTTCAACCTCAGCACCAACAGGCTGAAGGCGCTTCCTCCTGGGGTTTTCACCTACACCAGGAAGATCACTACCGTGGACCTCAGCCGCAACCGAGTTGAcctctgtccccagccagctgtTGCAGGCGAAGTGGAGAGCCCCCCCTGCGTGGACATCAGGGGTGTTGAGACCTTGACTCATCTCTCTTTGGCCAGCTGTGGTCTGCGGGGACTGGGCGGCCACCCTTTCCAGGGGACGTCGCTGATGCATTTGGACCTCTCTGACAACCACCAGGCACTCTCCGGGGAcctggggtggctgcaggaCCTCACTCTGACACTGCAGGTGCTGTCTCTGAGGAACACCACCCTCTCCTCCACTGCGGTGGACTTCTCTGCCTTTAACAGCCTCGTGCACCTGGACCTCTCAGGGAATTCCTTGACTGTCTTCCCCACCTCGCTGGGCATCCTGAAACTGCGCAGCCTGGACCTGCGGGACAACTGCCTCCCGGCCCTGCCGACGGACGTTGTGCAGACGCCGCTGGGGAAGAGCCTGCGGGAGGTCTACCTCAGCCGAAACCCCTACAACTGCTGCACGCTGGGCTGGTGGGACTCTCTGCAGCACGTCAAGGGGTTGCATGTCCCGGACGGCCAGGAGGTGACCTGCAGCTATGCCTCCCGCACGCTGAGCCCCAGGGCACTGCCCGAGCCTGTCCGGTGGAGCTGCCGCTGGCAGACGGCTGACCTGGCGCTCCTCTACCTGGTGCTGGCTCTGCCCACCTGCCTGACGCTCCTGGTGGCCTTCGCTCTCATCTTCCTCACACTTaagcaaaagctgctgaaaatggTGAAAAGCCGGTGTGGGGTGTCCAGCCCTTACTGAtggctgaggaggaagaagggctCGTGAATGGTGAACGCGAGCGGGTTGTCAGGATTGCAGGGTACAACCCCTCCAAGGTGGGTGAGATGGAGACTCAATGGATGGAGGATGAgggggtgctggcagagctgccgtTCCTGCTACAGATGCCCTAAGGGTACCCAAAGAGTACAGGACCGTGTCCGGTGATGGAGCctggggctgtggtgagcaCGCTCAGAGGACGCTTCTTCAGCAGAAACCTTCAGCTGAAGCTGGTGAGAGCCGAGCAGACACAATACCAAACACCTCTCAGCCAAAGGGGCACAGACAGTTTCCCCCACCACATTTTTCCCCCTGCTTCAGGctgttccttttatttattccGCCCCGTAGCCAAGTCTCCACCGCACAGCATTgtctggggctgcagccagcctccGCGGGTTGCCCCGTGCTGGAGCAAGCATTGCGCGGGCGCTGCCGGGAAGGGGCTCCGCGGCTGCAGCCTCCCACCCTGCTCTTGCCAACACGGCAGCCCCGGGAGCACCCATGTGCCTGTGCTAAGGCAGGCGCGGCCAGCGGGGCTGAAGGGCACGTTGTTGCTTGGTTAAGTCACAATCTGATTAGAAAAGACCATTAAAAACAGCCCGAGCTGCAACGATGTGAAATGATTGAAAGGCAGAGGAGAATAAATTATATCGCTGGTGATATTTTATCACtgatttccttttctccagcaacTGCTGGATTAAACAGATGTAAACGAGATAAAATACGAGCAAGCCTTCTCACTGTTGTGCAAGCCGTGCCCTGGTGGCCATGGCTCCTCGGGCCAGCCCCGCTGGCAGCACGTCCTGGCTCTGCCGCGCCAGCACTGCGCTACCTGGGGAAGTGCCGCGCTGGTCCTGGGAGGGTTTCCGTGGGTGGAAATGAGAAGTGGTGGTGGGTTGTGCCAACTCAAAAGCCCTGCTGAGAACCAGAGCAGCTTTATTCCTGTGGCACTGTCAggatttttccagtgaaatcgGTGTCTGAGTTTAACGGGAGCACAGGGTGCGGGGAAGCGCGCGGCAGTGCCTGTGTGGGCACACCGACGGCTTGTCCTTGCTTGGGCTCGGAGGAGCGCGGTGCGGTGATGTGGGGTGCGCCGGGGGCttgagcaaaaaggaaaagaaacagcatagCTCAGACCATGCTGGACCAGCTGGCAGCACCGCTGGGGCCAAGTTCTGGCTCTGGAAACCTGCTGTCGAATCTGTCCCAGAAAAGGGGCTGCTCTTTGGCCCTATTTTAGACCAAAATAGCCAAACCCAAACCGGGCCCCAGCTGGGGAATCCCTCAGCCTATTTCAGCGGTTCTTTTGCCCGTAAGCTGTGCACCCGAGGGACAAGTGACCTGTAAACACCTCCCTGCGATACCTCCCATCGGGTCTGCGCCGGCACCAGGTCCCGCAGCCGCGTTTCAATGCCTCCCTGCTGGCAGGGTGAGCAGGGTGCCCCTGTAAgcaccccctccccggggctgTTTCCCCCTGCTTTGGGTGCTGGGTCCAGCCTCAGAGGGTGGATGTGTGCGCTTCCTCCACCGCCCCGGCCgctgctgcttcttctcctTTTGGTGGGGGGATGTGGGGTGCAGCCGTGGGTGTGCCATGTAGGTGGGAACCTGGGGGACTGGCGCTGCCCGGGGGTGTGGATAAAAAGTGGGTGCTATTGCTCGTGTTGAGCCGATGTGGGGGATGCTCAATGCTCCTCCATCATGGGAGGTGTTAGTATCTTGGCATGGGGGGATGGTGCCCAGAAAGCTGAGGCTCACCTGGAGCTGGGACATGCAAGGGATGTCAGGGCAACAAGGCAAGCTTCCGCTCTCAGGGTGGCTGAAGTCCCTACCAAGCTGctcttcatcatctttgcaAGGTCATGGAGATCGGGGGAGGGTCTCGGTGACTGGAGTAAGGCAAACGTTGCACCCATCCTCAGTAACGGGCAGAAGGACATCCTGGGGAGCAACAGGACGGTCACCCTCATGTTGGGAAAGCCATGGAGTATGCTTTCTTGGAGCACGTTTCTAGAAGATGGTGGCTGGGGGCAGTCAGCGTGGATTGACCAAGGGTGAGTCACGCTTGGCCAACCCGCCTGCCTCTCAGGATGACATaggcaaggggagagcagtgggtCCATTTACCGCAACTTCAGCCGGGCTTTCAATACTGCGTCCGACGACGGTCTGGCAGCCAAGTGAGGATGTCGCAGCCTGGATGGGTGGGCCGCCAGGTAGGTAAAAATCAGTTGGATGATCAAGCACAGAGGGTAGCAGTTAGCAGGACGCTCTACCAGGAGGCTGATGAGAAGACACGAGGGGTCTGCTCTGGGATCTGTCCTGCTGGATGTCTTTGTCCATGATCTGGAGGCGGCCGTGGAGTGCCTTTGTGTCAAGTTCACAGACAAGTCAAATTGGGACGACCAGTTGGCACTGGGTATGGCTGCTGTCCTAAAGGACCGGGGTGGGCTCGAGGAACAGGCCAGCAGGAACCTCACGATCCAGGGAGgcaatcacctccctcagcctggcCCTCATTAGACCTCACGCGGTGGGGACAGCCGtgccgggggaggggggtgcaggCCCCGCCAGGACGAAGCTGGGTGCGGGctggatggggaggagaggtcCCTGTGGGTCCCCTCCCACCCAAGTGGGAGGTCGTTACATGCTGTTATGTTGCAATTTTTGACTGGAAGCAGAGCAAGGCACGTGCTGGAGCCCTACACACCCTTTCCGTTCCTGGGAAAGCTGAGTcaggctttgtatttttttaatttttggcaAGCAAGGCATCAGCTTCCACTTATTTTCTGAGGACTCCCTTGGACAAACGTAAGGTCACTCATCTCCAGTGATGACAGAGTACAGCAGTTTAATTGACATCCCCTTCAGATTTTTCACAGACCTGACTCTATAATTTCAGTGTGTAGGAGAG
This region includes:
- the NRROS gene encoding transforming growth factor beta activator LRRC33, whose translation is MEALLPGVSLLLVLLAAGWGSEAVTAWAPSPGGCELVWSTMDCTGRWLSSIPGNLRGDTEELLLDDNTIQVLGNASLLSYPQLWHLSLTRNRLELVEPGAFLSSQGLCVLSLADNLLFTNYSLTAAALSALPALRTLDLAGNRLTEDMVSVLVWNLSSLESLSVARNIIMRLDSSIFMNLTQLLELNLEKNYIFEIDQAFEGLQRLQRLNVAYNYLPCVVEFGLTQLRVLNVSNNVIEWFLALESDDFFELEVLDLSHNHLLFFPVLPRQSKLRSLLLKNNEMSFYQRLPNGTSLENVTVQFLLIDGNSTNVTTVSLWDEICHSNLSSLRLLDMSQNQVWYLPEGFLAQMPSLTHLKLNQNCLESFHLSEGDPLATLTELDLSQNRLEELGVEVGNGGNILPNLQLFNLSTNRLKALPPGVFTYTRKITTVDLSRNRVDLCPQPAVAGEVESPPCVDIRGVETLTHLSLASCGLRGLGGHPFQGTSLMHLDLSDNHQALSGDLGWLQDLTLTLQVLSLRNTTLSSTAVDFSAFNSLVHLDLSGNSLTVFPTSLGILKLRSLDLRDNCLPALPTDVVQTPLGKSLREVYLSRNPYNCCTLGWWDSLQHVKGLHVPDGQEVTCSYASRTLSPRALPEPVRWSCRWQTADLALLYLVLALPTCLTLLVAFALIFLTLKQKLLKMVKSRCGVSSPY